In Halococcus agarilyticus, one genomic interval encodes:
- a CDS encoding thiamine pyrophosphate-binding protein has translation MRTTDALVALLERTDIETVFGFPCEQMDPYYASLGSSSLRHVLARSEASAALMADGYARASGRATVVDGVSGPGAAYIGVGLAEASGASSPVIALTGGNERETRGDGVIQDGDNEAILDPFTTATADPETPDRAVEALEHALREATAGVPSPTHVNLPEDVLREETDRTPRDDVDAAYPTSRPPADDADVRAVVELLDGAKRPVVVAGEGVVRADATAELAAFAENAAVPVVTSMNGKGAVVETEPYALGVVGRWGFCQVANDALANADLVFGFGTRFGELTSVGWSLVPEDVPLVHVDRDPAWLGRNYKPAVALRADLEPTLAAFADRADGTDDRAARVDSLAADRADWREGFATDLTSDDTPIKPQRVVGELNERLPPESVLVSATSFPGFFTGAFYETERTGTSYLQARGSDGINVALPQALGVQAALPQTPVVVLSGDGGIGYHIADLETAAREDLPVTVVVTNNDSLGSSKMSQAGSYSVDVSTDFHPEVDYAQVARGFGCDGERIEAPERVGPAIADALDSDRPTLLDIAVDPFAAPPLLV, from the coding sequence ATGCGAACGACCGATGCCTTGGTCGCGCTACTCGAGCGCACGGACATCGAGACGGTCTTCGGCTTCCCCTGCGAGCAGATGGATCCCTACTACGCGAGCCTCGGGAGTTCGTCACTCCGGCACGTGCTCGCTCGCAGCGAAGCGAGCGCCGCGCTGATGGCCGATGGTTACGCGCGTGCGTCGGGGCGCGCCACCGTCGTCGACGGTGTCAGCGGCCCCGGCGCAGCCTACATCGGCGTCGGGCTGGCCGAAGCTTCCGGTGCGTCCTCGCCGGTCATCGCGCTGACGGGTGGAAACGAGCGCGAGACACGCGGCGACGGCGTGATACAGGACGGCGACAACGAGGCGATCCTCGACCCCTTCACGACGGCCACCGCCGACCCCGAAACGCCGGATCGGGCCGTCGAAGCCCTCGAACACGCACTCAGGGAAGCAACGGCCGGTGTCCCCTCTCCGACACACGTGAACCTCCCCGAGGACGTGTTGCGCGAGGAGACCGATCGCACCCCCCGGGACGACGTCGATGCGGCCTATCCCACCTCGCGCCCGCCGGCCGACGACGCCGACGTTCGTGCGGTCGTCGAGCTGCTCGACGGGGCAAAACGCCCGGTCGTCGTCGCCGGGGAAGGGGTCGTCCGCGCCGACGCGACGGCGGAGCTCGCCGCGTTCGCCGAGAACGCAGCCGTTCCGGTGGTCACGTCGATGAACGGAAAGGGCGCGGTCGTCGAGACGGAGCCGTACGCGCTGGGCGTCGTCGGACGGTGGGGGTTCTGTCAGGTGGCCAACGACGCGCTCGCGAACGCGGACCTCGTCTTCGGCTTCGGGACTCGATTCGGCGAGCTGACGAGCGTCGGCTGGTCGCTGGTGCCCGAGGACGTCCCGCTCGTCCACGTCGACCGTGACCCCGCGTGGCTCGGGCGCAACTACAAGCCAGCGGTCGCACTCCGGGCGGATCTCGAACCCACGCTCGCGGCGTTCGCCGACCGTGCCGATGGCACCGACGACCGGGCGGCCCGCGTCGACTCGCTCGCCGCCGACCGGGCCGACTGGCGCGAGGGGTTCGCTACCGATCTCACGAGCGATGACACGCCGATCAAACCCCAGCGCGTCGTCGGCGAGTTGAACGAACGGCTCCCTCCCGAGTCGGTGCTCGTGAGCGCGACGAGTTTCCCCGGCTTCTTCACGGGAGCCTTCTACGAGACCGAGCGGACGGGGACGAGCTACCTGCAGGCACGCGGCAGCGACGGTATCAACGTCGCGCTACCACAGGCGCTCGGCGTTCAGGCAGCACTCCCCCAGACGCCGGTCGTCGTGCTCTCGGGCGACGGCGGTATCGGGTATCACATCGCCGATCTGGAGACCGCTGCTCGCGAGGACCTTCCGGTTACCGTCGTCGTCACGAACAACGACTCGCTCGGCTCCTCGAAGATGAGCCAGGCGGGCAGCTACAGCGTCGATGTCTCGACCGATTTCCATCCCGAGGTCGATTACGCGCAGGTCGCACGGGGGTTCGGCTGTGACGGCGAACGGATCGAAGCGCCCGAGCGCGTCGGTCCCGCCATCGCCGACGCACTCGACAGCGATCGACCCACGCTGCTCGATATCGCCGTCGATCCGTTCGCCGCGCCGCCGCTGCTGGTGTAG
- a CDS encoding 3-hydroxyacyl-CoA dehydrogenase, with amino-acid sequence MQPASTGVVGAGLMGRDIAGLLANGGFPVTLVDIDADALESAREYHRSSLRGALAASHIETADEPLATLDYASDLAALADCEFVVEAVPERLDLKRSLVDDLEAVLDAEAIIATNTSSLTPSDIAVGADRPERVVLFHFANPAIERDVVEIAGDHASDDALDTARAVATAIGHEPIRLEAEHRANCLSRLSASIKCAGTWELRRAEAAAIDRGATAVGFERGPLEFIDLIGIDVHLATVDNLAGAYGERYAPPTELRSRMETMVEADSLGMKTGQGFFEWEDGTCLVPEVDEPHDVTPIVAALVNEAHRLVADGVGEPSTIDDVLKRGSGGSIGPFDIESMLGADALREALERRYAETGAGVFDPVF; translated from the coding sequence ATGCAACCGGCCTCCACCGGCGTGGTCGGCGCGGGGCTGATGGGCCGTGACATCGCGGGACTGCTCGCCAACGGCGGCTTCCCGGTCACGCTCGTCGACATCGACGCCGACGCACTCGAATCGGCTCGCGAGTACCACCGCAGCTCGCTGCGGGGGGCGCTCGCGGCGAGCCACATCGAGACGGCGGACGAACCGCTCGCCACGCTCGACTACGCGAGCGATCTCGCTGCGCTGGCCGACTGTGAGTTCGTCGTCGAAGCGGTTCCCGAGCGACTCGACCTGAAGCGCAGCCTCGTGGACGACCTCGAAGCAGTCCTCGATGCCGAGGCGATCATCGCCACGAACACGTCCTCGCTCACACCGAGCGACATCGCCGTCGGGGCCGACCGTCCCGAGCGTGTGGTACTGTTTCACTTCGCGAACCCCGCGATCGAGCGGGACGTCGTCGAGATCGCGGGCGACCACGCGAGCGACGACGCCCTCGACACCGCCCGTGCGGTCGCGACGGCGATCGGCCACGAGCCGATACGGCTCGAGGCGGAACACCGGGCCAACTGCCTCTCGCGACTCTCGGCGAGCATCAAGTGTGCGGGGACGTGGGAGCTCCGCCGAGCCGAGGCGGCGGCGATAGACCGCGGCGCGACGGCCGTGGGCTTCGAGCGCGGCCCGCTCGAGTTCATCGATCTCATCGGCATCGACGTCCATCTCGCGACCGTCGACAACCTCGCCGGAGCCTACGGCGAACGCTACGCTCCACCGACGGAGCTCCGGAGCCGCATGGAGACGATGGTCGAGGCGGACTCCCTCGGCATGAAGACCGGGCAGGGATTCTTCGAGTGGGAGGACGGCACCTGTCTCGTTCCCGAGGTGGACGAGCCACACGACGTCACCCCCATCGTCGCTGCGCTGGTCAACGAAGCTCATCGCCTCGTCGCCGACGGTGTGGGCGAGCCCTCGACGATCGACGACGTGCTCAAACGTGGCTCCGGCGGGTCGATCGGACCGTTCGATATCGAATCGATGCTCGGAGCCGACGCGCTCAGGGAGGCACTCGAACGGCGATACGCGGAGACCGGTGCCGGGGTTTTCGACCCGGTGTTTTAG
- a CDS encoding APC family permease: protein MPDATNGGGVTLLQAVAIEVGLIVGGALFSLTGVAVGIAGAGVVVAFGLALGIAILGLIPTAMLGSLFPTTGGNYRYPARFVSVPLAFLAAWGLGISMLGGGLPLYALTAGQYVAALTPVAPTTVGVVLLTAFFLLNLLGIRLAAIAQVLMFVVLVGALGMFVVFGVPAVQTANLTPLFPNGAVGVVTAAGILYFVCLGANFVVDIGGDVRDATVAIPQSFALSIPLVLVLYVGVGVVAVGAVGADAMANAALTVPAERFLSGTLQSAFVVGGALFAIATSMNAVFIITPKYLEVLAADGLFPALLTVRNERFGTPHWGLTLIYGLSVAMLLSPLPVANLGSLLSFGGVFLVVPVMLAAIAVVRTHGTVGSSAVPLAPRTIGAAGALAVVSNLVLLVLVASQSPAMFAIWLTALSIGGCYYLVRTRFGSQTVKSTRTEW, encoded by the coding sequence ATGCCGGACGCTACCAATGGTGGTGGTGTGACGCTGCTACAGGCCGTCGCCATCGAAGTCGGTCTCATCGTCGGCGGAGCGCTGTTCAGCCTGACCGGCGTGGCCGTTGGCATCGCGGGCGCTGGCGTCGTGGTCGCGTTCGGTCTCGCGCTTGGAATCGCCATCCTCGGGTTGATTCCGACGGCGATGCTCGGCTCGCTCTTTCCGACGACGGGGGGCAACTATCGCTATCCGGCACGGTTCGTTTCGGTCCCGCTGGCCTTTCTGGCGGCGTGGGGACTCGGCATCAGCATGCTCGGCGGCGGACTGCCCCTGTACGCGCTCACGGCGGGCCAGTACGTCGCCGCACTGACGCCGGTCGCGCCGACCACGGTCGGGGTCGTGCTCCTCACGGCGTTTTTCCTCCTCAACCTCCTCGGGATCCGCCTGGCCGCGATCGCACAGGTCCTCATGTTCGTCGTACTGGTCGGGGCTCTCGGCATGTTCGTCGTCTTCGGCGTGCCGGCAGTCCAGACGGCGAACCTGACGCCGCTGTTTCCGAACGGCGCGGTCGGCGTCGTCACGGCGGCGGGGATCCTCTACTTCGTCTGCCTCGGTGCGAACTTCGTCGTCGACATCGGCGGCGACGTCCGGGATGCGACGGTGGCCATCCCCCAGTCGTTCGCGCTGAGCATCCCGCTCGTGTTGGTGCTCTACGTCGGCGTCGGGGTCGTCGCCGTCGGTGCCGTCGGTGCGGACGCGATGGCCAACGCGGCGCTCACGGTGCCGGCCGAACGCTTCCTTTCGGGGACGCTCCAGTCGGCGTTCGTCGTCGGCGGCGCGCTGTTCGCGATCGCGACGAGCATGAACGCCGTGTTCATCATCACGCCGAAGTATCTCGAAGTGCTCGCCGCCGACGGGCTGTTTCCAGCGTTGCTCACCGTGAGGAACGAGCGCTTCGGGACGCCACACTGGGGACTGACTCTCATCTACGGGCTCTCGGTCGCGATGTTGCTGTCGCCGCTGCCGGTCGCGAATCTGGGCTCGCTGCTCAGTTTCGGCGGCGTCTTCCTCGTCGTCCCGGTGATGCTCGCGGCCATCGCCGTCGTGCGCACTCACGGGACGGTCGGCTCCTCGGCGGTCCCGCTCGCGCCACGAACCATCGGTGCCGCTGGCGCGCTCGCCGTGGTCTCGAACCTCGTCTTGCTCGTCTTGGTCGCCTCGCAGTCGCCGGCGATGTTCGCCATCTGGCTCACCGCGCTGTCGATCGGCGGGTGTTATTACCTCGTTCGCACACGGTTCGGAAGCCAAACGGTCAAGAGCACCCGGACGGAGTGGTGA
- a CDS encoding PIN domain-containing protein, which translates to MSPWRLAGEIRANGDVSLADTNAVALAADRHATLVVGADDGFEDLPLDVDPSRFRSDPA; encoded by the coding sequence GTGTCCCCGTGGCGACTCGCTGGCGAGATCAGAGCAAACGGGGATGTTTCGCTTGCGGACACCAACGCAGTCGCGCTCGCCGCGGATCGTCACGCGACGCTCGTCGTCGGGGCGGACGATGGCTTCGAGGACCTCCCCCTCGACGTCGATCCGTCCCGGTTTCGCTCGGACCCCGCGTAG
- a CDS encoding class I SAM-dependent methyltransferase — protein MKGQEWYQADDVAADYESKRFSDGGRLIDEREKRAVLSAVGPVEGKRMLEIACGTGRFTTMLAERGADIVGLDISPAMLQEGRKKARAAGVADHLEFMRGDAARLPFPDDHFQTVIAMRFFHLADTPASFLAEMQRVARDQVVFDTFRRFSTRSIYNWLLPMGSRLYARVEIERLLDGAGLRLADEDHDFFFPYGLYRELPDRLATRLREVDTAIMGSPASDYLASVSYWDTRLRG, from the coding sequence GTGAAGGGACAGGAGTGGTACCAGGCCGACGACGTCGCCGCGGACTACGAGTCGAAACGGTTCTCCGACGGCGGCCGGCTGATCGACGAGCGCGAGAAACGAGCCGTGCTCTCGGCGGTCGGGCCGGTCGAGGGCAAGCGAATGCTCGAGATCGCCTGCGGCACGGGGAGGTTCACCACGATGCTCGCCGAGCGCGGCGCGGACATCGTGGGCCTCGACATCTCGCCAGCGATGCTTCAGGAGGGACGGAAGAAGGCCCGCGCGGCGGGCGTCGCCGACCACCTCGAGTTCATGCGCGGCGACGCCGCCCGGCTCCCCTTCCCCGACGATCACTTTCAAACTGTTATCGCCATGCGATTCTTCCATCTCGCCGACACGCCCGCCTCCTTCCTCGCGGAGATGCAGCGCGTCGCGCGCGATCAGGTGGTCTTCGACACGTTCCGCCGGTTCAGCACTCGGAGCATCTACAACTGGCTGCTTCCGATGGGCTCGCGGCTCTACGCCAGGGTGGAGATCGAACGGCTGCTCGACGGCGCTGGCCTCCGGCTCGCCGACGAGGACCACGACTTCTTCTTCCCGTACGGGCTCTACCGCGAGCTCCCCGATCGCCTCGCGACTCGCCTCCGGGAGGTCGACACGGCGATCATGGGCTCGCCAGCGAGCGACTACCTGGCGTCGGTCTCGTACTGGGATACCCGACTGAGAGGGTAG
- a CDS encoding pyridoxamine 5'-phosphate oxidase family protein encodes MASIPESFHDLFERETYAHFATVMPDGTPQVTPVWVDYDVDADRVLVNTERGRRKEQNVTRETKVGLSMVDPDDPYRFVSVRGEVDELTEDGAVEHINQLARRYMDVEEYPGLEDEEGARVQIRIRPDDVVAGGAD; translated from the coding sequence ATGGCGTCGATCCCGGAGTCGTTCCACGATCTGTTCGAGCGCGAGACGTACGCCCACTTCGCCACGGTGATGCCCGACGGCACGCCCCAGGTGACGCCGGTCTGGGTCGACTACGACGTCGACGCCGACCGCGTGCTCGTCAACACCGAGCGCGGCCGACGGAAGGAGCAAAACGTTACCCGAGAGACGAAGGTCGGCCTCTCGATGGTCGATCCCGACGACCCCTACCGGTTCGTCTCAGTACGTGGAGAAGTCGACGAGCTCACGGAGGACGGGGCGGTCGAACACATCAACCAGCTCGCCCGCCGATACATGGACGTCGAGGAGTATCCCGGCCTCGAAGACGAGGAGGGCGCGCGCGTCCAGATACGAATCCGGCCCGACGACGTCGTGGCTGGCGGGGCCGATTGA
- a CDS encoding MarR family transcriptional regulator, which produces MSATTDQAQADGALSQTEYRDRLRELPPSAKLVAKVLESDSPLSQGQLADESLLPDRTVRYALNRLEDVELVGSRYSFHDARKQVYFLNT; this is translated from the coding sequence ATGAGTGCCACGACGGACCAAGCACAAGCCGACGGTGCGCTGTCGCAGACCGAGTACCGCGATCGCCTGCGCGAGCTTCCCCCGAGCGCGAAGCTCGTCGCCAAGGTTCTCGAATCCGACTCGCCGCTCTCGCAGGGCCAGCTCGCCGACGAGTCGCTCCTCCCCGACAGAACCGTCCGCTACGCGCTCAACAGGCTCGAAGACGTCGAACTCGTCGGCTCGCGCTACAGCTTCCACGACGCGCGCAAGCAGGTCTACTTCCTCAACACGTAG
- a CDS encoding MBL fold metallo-hydrolase codes for MEPERVPIPVDTAAPGGTTNAYVLGSDHAVLVDPAAATPELDAALDGRRVDTVLVTHTHPDHLGGVAAYAKRGATVLARAGYEDRFERATGVVPDGVIRDGATIETDAGSITVASTPGHAPDHVALAFDGGALVGDLVIASGSVVVGSGEGDMRGYLTALRRLHARDPERLYPGHGPAIDEPREVLERLIAHRLDRESAVLRAVREGAETVAEITDAAYEKDVSGVRDLAEATVEAHLEKLAVEGRVAWDGVRASAREALRHGGETGS; via the coding sequence ATGGAGCCCGAGCGGGTCCCGATCCCGGTCGACACCGCCGCGCCCGGTGGCACGACGAACGCCTACGTTCTCGGGAGCGATCACGCCGTGCTGGTCGATCCCGCGGCCGCGACGCCCGAACTCGACGCCGCGCTCGACGGTCGCCGGGTCGACACGGTCCTCGTCACGCACACCCATCCCGACCACCTCGGTGGCGTCGCCGCGTACGCGAAGCGGGGGGCCACCGTGCTCGCGCGGGCCGGATACGAGGACCGCTTCGAGCGCGCGACCGGCGTCGTTCCCGACGGCGTGATTCGTGACGGGGCCACGATCGAGACCGACGCGGGGTCGATTACTGTGGCATCGACGCCGGGCCACGCGCCGGATCACGTCGCGCTCGCGTTCGACGGCGGCGCTCTCGTGGGTGATCTGGTGATCGCGTCGGGCAGCGTGGTCGTGGGATCGGGCGAGGGCGACATGCGCGGGTATCTCACCGCGCTCCGGCGGCTCCACGCTCGCGATCCCGAGCGGCTGTATCCGGGCCACGGGCCGGCGATCGACGAACCGAGGGAAGTTTTGGAACGGCTGATCGCCCACCGCCTCGACCGGGAATCGGCGGTGCTGCGGGCGGTGCGGGAGGGTGCGGAGACGGTCGCGGAAATCACCGACGCCGCCTACGAGAAGGACGTCTCGGGGGTGCGCGATCTCGCTGAGGCCACGGTCGAGGCCCACCTCGAAAAACTCGCCGTCGAGGGGCGGGTGGCGTGGGACGGCGTACGGGCGAGCGCCCGAGAAGCTTTGCGGCACGGGGGCGAAACGGGATCGTGA
- a CDS encoding YkgJ family cysteine cluster protein encodes MVSLESELDRARELDTGDLADAIESIGFECTRCGACCKAAETDSGEREEHTATVFPDEIRNLQERGEYDWRDVARPMPYGLTDGPEGPEGETFEWALQTDDCDDCTFYAEADDGTGACTVHDDRPLICRTYPFSVAVEGSSQPMGEAVDQVGSVRAHECEGLGRDIDREDAEELAAALKRRAVRELEEAIAVREEYAPADPGRGEVVVHDSEGAKRPDGEPIEE; translated from the coding sequence ATCGTGAGCCTCGAATCCGAACTCGACCGGGCGCGCGAACTCGACACCGGGGACCTCGCCGACGCGATCGAGTCGATCGGGTTCGAGTGTACGCGGTGTGGGGCGTGCTGTAAGGCCGCCGAGACCGATTCCGGGGAGCGGGAGGAGCACACTGCGACGGTGTTTCCGGACGAGATCAGGAACCTGCAGGAGCGAGGCGAATATGATTGGCGGGACGTCGCCAGGCCGATGCCGTACGGACTGACCGACGGCCCCGAAGGCCCGGAGGGCGAGACCTTCGAGTGGGCGCTTCAGACCGACGACTGTGACGACTGCACGTTCTACGCCGAGGCCGACGACGGAACGGGGGCGTGCACCGTCCACGACGATCGGCCGCTGATCTGTCGGACCTACCCGTTCAGCGTCGCCGTCGAGGGATCGAGCCAGCCGATGGGCGAGGCGGTCGATCAAGTGGGATCAGTTCGCGCCCACGAGTGTGAGGGGCTCGGCCGCGATATCGACCGCGAGGACGCCGAGGAGTTGGCTGCCGCGCTCAAACGCCGCGCGGTGCGTGAGCTCGAAGAGGCGATCGCGGTGCGAGAAGAGTACGCCCCTGCCGACCCCGGGCGTGGCGAGGTGGTCGTCCACGACTCCGAGGGCGCGAAACGACCGGATGGCGAGCCGATCGAGGAGTAG
- a CDS encoding proteasome assembly chaperone family protein: protein MARIDVVAEDLSLDAPVLVEGLPGVGLVGKIVADHLVDAFEMKYYAAVRCEGVPQAAVYRGERSPLRPPVRLHADPDRDLLVLQSDVPVSPSDATGFASCITGWLDANDVTPLYLSGLPDQSDTVPEVYGVSTGEGERLLDEAGIVPPAEGGLVSGPTGALLYRAGQEGLDSVGLIAETNPQFPDPEAARAVLEGGVEPITGIDVDTDALVDQAEEIQDAREQLAQRMQQADDESSQAEPLRMFQ, encoded by the coding sequence ATGGCACGCATCGATGTCGTCGCCGAAGACCTGTCCCTCGACGCGCCGGTACTCGTCGAGGGGTTGCCCGGTGTCGGCCTGGTCGGGAAGATCGTGGCCGATCATCTCGTCGACGCCTTCGAGATGAAGTACTACGCCGCGGTCCGGTGTGAGGGCGTCCCCCAGGCGGCGGTCTATCGGGGCGAGCGCTCCCCGCTCCGGCCGCCCGTCCGACTCCACGCCGATCCCGACCGCGATCTGCTGGTGCTCCAGAGCGACGTGCCGGTGTCGCCCTCGGATGCGACCGGCTTTGCGTCCTGCATCACCGGCTGGCTCGACGCGAACGACGTCACGCCGCTGTACCTCAGCGGCCTCCCCGACCAGTCCGACACCGTCCCCGAGGTCTACGGCGTCTCGACCGGCGAAGGCGAGCGCCTGCTCGATGAGGCCGGGATCGTCCCGCCTGCCGAGGGCGGCCTCGTCAGCGGGCCGACCGGCGCGTTGCTGTATCGCGCTGGCCAAGAAGGCCTCGACAGCGTCGGGCTGATCGCCGAGACCAACCCGCAGTTCCCCGATCCCGAGGCCGCCCGTGCGGTGCTCGAAGGCGGCGTCGAACCCATCACCGGCATCGACGTCGACACCGACGCCTTGGTTGACCAGGCCGAGGAGATCCAGGACGCCCGCGAGCAGCTCGCCCAGCGGATGCAGCAGGCCGACGACGAGAGCTCCCAGGCCGAGCCGCTTCGGATGTTCCAGTAG
- a CDS encoding RsmB/NOP family class I SAM-dependent RNA methyltransferase, with translation MDVLSRYEPLIDDFAAFRAACERPLPSVVRVNGIKTTPERARAALEEEGIDHEPCEWHPGLLRLDTDHPGRTWGAFHGWLHGQEEVSALPALVCDPEPGERVWAACAAPGGKATQLAARADDAGLVVANDRNLGRLSALRFNAERLGVTSMAVTNRDARNYSLAPFDFDEFDRALCDVPCSCEGTVRKNPDALDGWSLGYLDEIASTQEAILRRAIQATRSGGTVVYSTCTFAPEENEAVLDRTLDSENCRLLDFDCALDSRPGITEWEGERFDSSVQRAKRIYPHLNDTGGFFCAKLEVGG, from the coding sequence ATGGACGTGCTCTCCCGATACGAGCCGCTGATCGACGATTTCGCGGCCTTCCGGGCGGCCTGCGAACGCCCCCTCCCCTCCGTGGTCCGAGTCAACGGGATCAAGACGACGCCCGAGCGCGCCCGCGCTGCCCTCGAGGAGGAAGGGATCGATCACGAACCCTGCGAGTGGCATCCCGGACTCCTCCGGCTCGACACCGACCATCCGGGTCGGACGTGGGGCGCGTTCCACGGCTGGCTCCACGGCCAGGAGGAGGTGTCGGCGCTGCCCGCCCTCGTCTGTGATCCCGAGCCCGGTGAGCGCGTCTGGGCCGCCTGCGCCGCGCCCGGTGGGAAGGCCACCCAGCTCGCGGCGCGCGCCGACGACGCCGGCCTCGTGGTCGCCAACGACCGCAACCTCGGCCGGCTCTCGGCGTTGCGGTTCAACGCCGAACGTCTGGGCGTGACCTCGATGGCAGTGACGAACCGCGACGCCCGGAACTACTCGCTCGCACCGTTCGACTTCGACGAGTTCGACCGCGCGCTGTGTGACGTGCCGTGTTCGTGCGAGGGCACAGTTCGAAAGAACCCGGACGCGCTCGATGGGTGGTCGCTCGGCTACCTCGACGAGATCGCGAGCACTCAGGAAGCGATCCTCCGGCGGGCGATCCAGGCCACCCGATCCGGTGGAACGGTGGTCTACTCGACGTGTACGTTCGCCCCCGAGGAGAACGAGGCGGTGCTCGATCGAACCCTCGACAGCGAAAACTGCCGGCTCCTCGATTTTGACTGTGCGCTCGACAGCCGTCCCGGTATCACCGAGTGGGAGGGCGAGCGCTTCGATTCGAGCGTGCAGCGGGCCAAGCGGATCTACCCGCACCTGAACGACACAGGGGGCTTCTTCTGTGCGAAGTTGGAGGTCGGCGGATGA
- a CDS encoding DUF7122 family protein: protein MSEPSDGLAENDGSRFDRLPATAAEREVVGRATREAVLEFWDERYGIDPAVFADYTFWEKGSRKLWAFRGEIDSPIAIESLGITFLRTRQEHWKPTTDAVQRFGRHASRNVLTLSREQARRFVAGEDQEIEWDGDWGYLIVAHDLAGEREPLGVGLYLHGELRSQIPKGRRRELRGVDAGEP, encoded by the coding sequence ATGAGCGAGCCGAGCGACGGGCTCGCCGAAAACGACGGGTCGCGGTTCGATCGCCTGCCCGCCACCGCCGCCGAGCGCGAGGTCGTGGGCCGGGCGACCCGCGAGGCGGTGCTCGAATTCTGGGACGAACGGTACGGCATCGATCCCGCGGTCTTCGCCGACTACACGTTCTGGGAGAAGGGGTCACGAAAACTCTGGGCGTTTCGTGGGGAGATCGACTCGCCGATCGCGATCGAGAGCCTCGGGATCACCTTTCTCCGAACGCGCCAGGAACACTGGAAACCCACCACCGACGCGGTTCAGCGCTTCGGCCGTCACGCGAGTCGGAACGTGCTCACCCTCTCGCGCGAGCAGGCACGGCGGTTCGTCGCCGGCGAGGATCAGGAGATCGAGTGGGATGGCGACTGGGGGTATCTGATCGTGGCCCACGACCTCGCGGGCGAGCGCGAACCGCTCGGCGTCGGGCTCTACCTCCACGGCGAACTCCGCTCGCAGATCCCGAAGGGGCGTCGTCGGGAGCTCCGAGGGGTGGATGCG